Proteins from one Ketobacter alkanivorans genomic window:
- a CDS encoding AraC family transcriptional regulator, whose translation MDRHSPIIALEYVSATLMYAQHLGIELKDIQRAAAVDLSNLSVRQEPFSLAEVLRLAQACIALTKIPHYGLANGNYIGLSCHGMASLTAMHRATYAEYLETSCRLCNLLFPPLTMHYFETKQHVGLRIYECLSLAPCTQYFMEWIMANFYNVFHFLLGAEYKPEYIAFPYQRPGYHSDYQRYLQCAVYFDVEHAEFAVDKQLAQKPLPLADARIANTAAEHFYDAFPSDEQEILRQVRELLAQNIEAQLTLEEVAEQLELTTRTLRRRLRKAGTTYLDIVDELRREAAISQLLYSNRPIVDVAASLNFCDTASFSKAFKRWTGKAPRVFRSTQSNTTHSGSAKNPFN comes from the coding sequence ATGGATCGACATTCTCCCATCATTGCTCTGGAATACGTGTCGGCGACTCTGATGTACGCACAACATTTAGGCATTGAGCTCAAGGATATTCAGCGCGCGGCTGCAGTCGATTTATCCAATCTGTCGGTGCGGCAGGAGCCCTTTTCCCTGGCTGAAGTACTCCGTCTGGCTCAAGCCTGTATTGCACTGACGAAGATCCCCCATTATGGATTGGCCAATGGCAATTACATTGGTTTGAGTTGCCACGGCATGGCAAGCCTCACCGCCATGCACCGCGCCACCTACGCAGAATACCTGGAGACCAGTTGTCGACTCTGCAACCTGCTGTTTCCTCCGCTCACCATGCATTACTTCGAAACCAAACAGCACGTAGGTCTACGCATTTATGAGTGTCTGTCATTGGCGCCGTGCACGCAGTACTTCATGGAATGGATCATGGCCAATTTCTACAACGTGTTTCATTTTCTGTTGGGCGCTGAATATAAGCCAGAGTACATAGCGTTCCCGTACCAGCGGCCGGGTTACCACAGCGACTATCAACGTTACCTGCAGTGTGCGGTGTATTTCGACGTAGAGCACGCAGAGTTCGCAGTAGACAAACAGCTCGCCCAAAAACCGCTGCCACTGGCCGATGCACGCATTGCCAACACGGCAGCCGAGCATTTTTATGATGCTTTTCCTTCCGATGAACAAGAAATATTACGCCAGGTACGTGAACTGCTAGCCCAAAACATCGAGGCCCAATTAACACTGGAGGAAGTCGCCGAGCAGCTGGAGCTGACCACTCGTACGTTGCGCCGTCGCTTGAGAAAGGCAGGCACCACCTATTTGGATATTGTGGATGAATTGCGTCGCGAAGCCGCTATTTCACAGCTGCTTTACAGTAACCGCCCCATTGTGGATGTTGCCGCCAGTTTGAACTTTTGCGATACGGCTTCTTTCAGCAAAGCCTTTAAGCGCTGGACCGGAAAGGCCCCTAGGGTATTTCGGTCCACGCAGTCCAATACCACACACTCTGGCTCTGCTAAAAACCCGTTCAACTAA
- a CDS encoding LysR family transcriptional regulator — translation MPINMAPKVTLEQWRAFQAVVEYGGYAQAAQAIHKTQSTLSYAVQKLEQSLGLQVLEVIGRKAQLTAAGEVLLRRSRQVLEGALSLEQVAASLSRGIEPRLDLAIDVVFPYDELLCVLAQFSDSFPDTRIELVESVLSGGHDLLLAGLVDVLVSTVVPPGFVGEPLMRLEFVCVTCPEHPLQTLQRSATLQDLKQYRQMVTRDSGPQRRFSAPWLEAEQRWTVSNLTTSIRAIKQGLGFAWVPRLQIQDELRSGALLPLDMEEGGLRYGELYLVYKDKDGAGPATRYLTDLLQASCERMQKAYTGE, via the coding sequence ATGCCTATCAACATGGCACCTAAAGTGACTCTCGAGCAATGGCGCGCTTTTCAGGCGGTTGTGGAATACGGTGGTTATGCCCAGGCGGCCCAAGCCATCCACAAAACCCAATCCACCCTCAGCTACGCGGTGCAGAAACTGGAGCAGTCGCTGGGGCTTCAGGTATTGGAGGTCATAGGCCGCAAAGCCCAGTTGACGGCAGCAGGCGAGGTATTGCTGCGACGCTCCCGGCAGGTATTGGAGGGGGCGCTTTCGCTGGAGCAAGTGGCTGCCAGCTTGTCCCGTGGTATCGAGCCTCGCCTGGATCTGGCCATTGATGTGGTGTTCCCCTATGACGAGCTGCTGTGCGTGCTGGCGCAGTTTTCCGACAGCTTCCCGGACACCCGTATAGAGCTGGTGGAATCGGTGTTGTCCGGTGGTCATGATCTGTTATTGGCGGGGCTGGTGGATGTGCTGGTGTCCACGGTGGTGCCGCCGGGCTTTGTCGGGGAGCCATTAATGCGTCTTGAGTTTGTCTGCGTCACTTGCCCAGAGCATCCTCTGCAGACACTTCAGCGTTCAGCTACGCTGCAGGATCTTAAGCAGTATCGACAGATGGTAACCCGAGATTCCGGGCCGCAGCGCCGCTTCAGTGCGCCCTGGCTGGAGGCCGAACAGCGCTGGACGGTCAGCAACCTCACCACTTCCATTCGCGCCATCAAGCAAGGGCTTGGTTTTGCCTGGGTGCCGCGCTTGCAAATTCAGGACGAATTGCGCTCAGGCGCACTGCTGCCACTGGATATGGAGGAGGGCGGGCTGCGTTACGGCGAGCTGTATCTGGTGTACAAAGATAAGGACGGGGCAGGTCCGGCGACACGATATTTGACCGACCTGCTGCAGGCCAGTTGTGAGCGAATGCAAAAGGCATATACCGGTGAGTAA